The Candidatus Omnitrophota bacterium genome contains a region encoding:
- a CDS encoding polysaccharide biosynthesis tyrosine autokinase, whose protein sequence is MDPIEQIRKKISIEIVKNSHIVLIHVENNDPRLASNIANALANAYIEEDTKARTMAAQEAALRAGRIFREDVEISRIRIVDLARPPREPIRPRRLIDFIVGLLAGIFLGVLAALGLEFVESTKFTAADARNLGFHFLGYIPSVNIWSNSACDKELVCHKYTESAVSESFRVAAAAIRFLTHEKRSLKSLLITSTMPREGKSFVSSNLAITFARMNERVLLIDMDLHRGGLHTIFNLPQKPGISEFLTDKAAIDNIIRSTSIPGISLISTGGFCVNPAELLYSKKTVSLISLLKTRFDIILLDSAPMLSVADTSLLSSAVDGIVLVVNGPHTSVGMIRETKDRIIESHGTITGIIVNRVMDGVGEYGYYEKR, encoded by the coding sequence ATGGATCCTATCGAACAGATAAGAAAAAAAATAAGCATAGAGATTGTAAAGAATAGTCACATTGTTCTCATACACGTCGAAAACAATGATCCGCGATTGGCAAGCAATATTGCCAACGCGCTTGCCAATGCCTATATCGAAGAAGATACCAAAGCCCGAACTATGGCGGCGCAGGAAGCCGCTTTAAGGGCGGGGCGTATTTTTAGAGAAGATGTAGAGATTTCGCGAATACGCATTGTCGATCTTGCGAGGCCTCCGCGCGAGCCGATACGCCCAAGACGCCTCATCGATTTTATCGTCGGGTTATTGGCAGGGATATTCCTCGGAGTTTTGGCGGCATTAGGCCTGGAATTCGTCGAATCTACAAAATTCACCGCCGCAGACGCGCGCAATCTCGGTTTTCATTTTCTCGGCTATATCCCATCGGTCAATATCTGGTCGAATTCTGCCTGTGATAAAGAATTGGTCTGTCATAAATATACCGAGTCTGCGGTTTCCGAATCGTTCCGCGTAGCGGCGGCCGCGATACGTTTTTTGACCCATGAGAAGCGTTCACTAAAAAGCCTTCTTATCACTTCTACGATGCCGCGGGAAGGTAAAAGCTTTGTGTCCTCCAATCTAGCGATAACTTTTGCTCGTATGAACGAACGTGTTCTTCTGATAGATATGGATCTGCACCGCGGAGGCCTCCATACAATATTCAACCTTCCTCAAAAACCCGGCATTAGCGAATTTTTAACCGACAAGGCGGCGATAGACAACATTATACGGTCCACTTCAATACCAGGCATATCCCTGATTTCCACCGGGGGCTTCTGCGTAAACCCGGCGGAATTGCTTTACTCGAAAAAGACCGTTTCTTTGATATCATTATTAAAAACAAGATTCGACATTATCCTTTTGGACTCGGCCCCAATGCTCAGCGTTGCCGACACCTCCCTTCTCTCATCTGCTGTCGATGGAATAGTGCTTGTCGTCAATGGCCCGCATACTTCCGTCGGTATGATTCGTGAAACGAAAGATAGAATAATAGAATCGCACGGAACAATAACAGGCATAATAGTCAATAGGGTAATGGACGGGGTTGGAGAATACGGCTATTATGAGAAACGCTGA
- a CDS encoding glycosyltransferase family 4 protein yields the protein MDNYHWWWEETRRLRIENNKRAPLLIWITQSVPLDNEAGQTVLKKYLALFSVIFEKIIVLMPGADGASNGSPDWISWVSVEPDGRKKKNLFAKMWAGFRIQLAVCRVLQKYDLKNVKILFFLAHIFPIPHLYAKMRGAITMFTFVGDVSLIASTKYSGIKGHFLSSILAILQKLHLWLSSYILIEHPIMVQTFAKILDKHAPKLVEMRNVVYVDLFHKKLPIEKREFDLCFVGRLSVEKGVPQLLDAFENYNKTTAKKITMLVVGSGNLDNFVRNRIKNIPNVSLKSWAGYNDMPAIFNSSKILIMPSISEGLPNAVLEALACGTPVIATYVGGMPGVVIPDKTGWLLKESSSASIENGLREAFSCSNEVLEKFSEYSARFISERYSFEASSAQLRKNLIVRGII from the coding sequence ATGGATAATTATCACTGGTGGTGGGAGGAGACAAGAAGATTGCGTATAGAAAACAACAAGCGCGCTCCCCTCTTGATATGGATAACCCAATCGGTGCCCTTAGACAATGAGGCGGGCCAGACGGTACTTAAAAAATATCTGGCGCTCTTCAGTGTGATTTTTGAAAAAATTATTGTACTTATGCCGGGTGCCGACGGTGCGTCAAACGGTTCACCTGACTGGATCAGCTGGGTTTCCGTCGAACCGGACGGCCGGAAGAAGAAAAATCTCTTTGCGAAAATGTGGGCGGGTTTTCGGATACAGTTAGCCGTGTGTCGAGTCTTGCAAAAATACGATTTAAAAAACGTTAAAATACTCTTCTTCCTGGCGCACATATTCCCCATACCGCATCTTTATGCAAAAATGCGAGGCGCCATTACCATGTTTACTTTTGTCGGAGACGTTTCTCTTATCGCCTCAACTAAATATTCCGGCATCAAGGGCCATTTCCTATCTTCCATACTCGCTATTCTGCAAAAACTCCACTTATGGTTAAGCTCATATATCTTGATAGAACACCCGATAATGGTACAAACTTTCGCAAAAATACTCGATAAACACGCTCCAAAATTGGTTGAGATGCGAAATGTGGTGTATGTCGACCTGTTTCATAAAAAGCTCCCCATAGAAAAACGCGAATTCGACTTATGTTTTGTAGGCCGGCTATCTGTCGAAAAAGGTGTGCCTCAGCTTTTGGATGCTTTTGAAAACTATAATAAAACAACTGCGAAGAAAATAACGATGCTTGTGGTCGGCAGTGGAAACCTTGACAACTTTGTCCGCAATAGAATAAAAAATATTCCTAATGTGTCATTAAAAAGTTGGGCTGGATATAATGACATGCCGGCGATCTTTAATAGTTCCAAAATACTTATTATGCCATCTATAAGCGAAGGGTTGCCCAACGCCGTGCTGGAAGCACTTGCATGCGGGACCCCTGTTATCGCGACCTACGTAGGTGGTATGCCGGGCGTAGTCATACCGGATAAAACAGGTTGGCTTTTAAAAGAAAGCTCATCTGCGTCTATAGAAAACGGCTTGCGCGAAGCATTCTCTTGCAGTAACGAAGTCCTTGAAAAATTTTCCGAGTATTCGGCGCGTTTCATAAGCGAGCGCTATTCTTTTGAAGCAAGTTCGGCACAATTAAGAAAAAACCTTATCGTGCGCGGGATAATATGA
- a CDS encoding P-loop NTPase fold protein, whose protein sequence is MVEEKSSSTSYLSDSAVNKLTEDKFKHAEIAKIIKQITMECPMPFTIGLFGSWGTGKTTISNFFRDMLLKIEKIAVVYFDVWKYERDCLRRQFLITLVDSLKKQKKLGNKFKLNKALFFNIGTPEIKIKWLTWLIHVSIYIIPLVLIFIINVYCYRQMAMTNSAVFIFTVIYLLVFLKMLYESIKTIAQSISVETTTIEQDRLSEPDEFESEFDRVLKEMENVDRLIIVIDNLDRCEHRKATELLSTVKTFLEKDKCVYVVQCDEKAIKDHLKKVYEEIDPDEYLRKFFNTVINIPSFIRSDLDNYTEKLLGITKIPEFNASEVGTIITTAFRENPRRIKQFINMLISYLLLAKERESEISKSLLPEGVITKNIPFLTKFLILRHNWPDFFEIVKDDPSILDEINFSYRDHKIQLIEKIKNILNKDRKLDDFLRSTQLYTTKYPRAFLYLKQSSEELKIPESEDIRIALLDGKQSFIEEKFKMIKVNKELITAYEKIVLDLLDNSSDRLTRLFHILNVSISGSRKIGINFSQNLHNKAIDIISSKLADYFYRFDPEDIFMVLDQCSPTLRKPIINRCSKLLSESKLPGSDELFGTIDLKKYQESLIHQISLHMSWFEEEKNDIQKTIAVSYTHDLEIIEQLCQDNNLIKFFISKDALGKIVDQISDAEVQETKEGEKIKLERRIKILKSCDSLMNNNIKLALITKLDNLLKLVNPQPLTESKRQFLASLSTVLANFNLDVINNNKEITILSKDLLSGYNAAGSEQIRTEYIIPLILIEEKVGADMKSTINSVVTPFLTNTKPNLISEIVSKLTNLGVKKFIEEKYKSIFFIRASQYPAIFDSLWTNYGPELKDALFVNMIVSSHYMTAMNKIKSANYKVEKPSLIAQAIIEKLPLINANEKAEFYTALSALNCGDSQEILEKYIVQLRGELISGDMQREEIGYRALKEGKNSKVLNLETCKTIVNDLINSLEKIEILTQKNTFAFDTVIFLWNDLSLTHRDKFVTLIVYKLIEKNAEIETKKIGLSKLAECKPAYNDHESNFDHLLSIIEKIADANNKKIVADEFLKSMPTKEKMDKKEETFWNKVEKMTK, encoded by the coding sequence ATGGTTGAAGAAAAATCTTCTAGCACGAGTTACTTATCAGATTCCGCTGTAAATAAATTGACAGAGGATAAGTTTAAGCATGCTGAGATTGCAAAAATAATAAAACAGATAACAATGGAATGTCCTATGCCATTTACTATTGGCCTGTTCGGAAGTTGGGGAACAGGCAAAACTACAATTTCGAACTTTTTTAGAGATATGTTACTAAAAATTGAAAAAATCGCAGTAGTTTATTTCGATGTTTGGAAATACGAGCGAGATTGTTTAAGAAGGCAATTTTTAATTACGTTGGTAGACAGTCTAAAAAAACAAAAAAAGTTAGGTAATAAATTCAAATTAAATAAGGCATTGTTTTTTAATATTGGTACACCGGAAATAAAAATTAAATGGCTAACGTGGTTGATACATGTCAGCATTTATATCATACCGCTAGTATTGATTTTCATAATAAATGTGTATTGTTACAGACAAATGGCAATGACAAACTCTGCCGTTTTTATTTTTACTGTCATTTATCTTCTTGTTTTTCTAAAAATGCTTTACGAGAGCATCAAGACCATTGCCCAATCCATCTCTGTTGAAACGACCACAATCGAGCAAGATCGTTTGAGCGAGCCGGATGAATTTGAAAGTGAATTTGATAGAGTTCTTAAAGAAATGGAAAATGTAGACAGGTTAATCATCGTGATTGATAATCTTGATAGATGCGAACATAGAAAAGCCACAGAGTTATTGTCTACAGTAAAAACTTTTTTAGAGAAAGATAAATGTGTTTATGTAGTTCAGTGTGACGAAAAAGCAATCAAGGATCATCTTAAGAAGGTGTATGAAGAAATCGACCCGGATGAGTATCTAAGGAAATTCTTTAACACCGTTATTAATATTCCCAGTTTTATCAGAAGTGATTTGGATAATTATACAGAGAAATTATTAGGAATAACTAAGATACCCGAATTCAATGCTTCAGAAGTTGGTACAATTATTACAACAGCATTTAGAGAAAATCCTAGAAGAATAAAACAGTTTATAAATATGCTGATTTCTTATCTCCTCTTAGCAAAAGAAAGAGAATCTGAAATATCGAAAAGCTTATTGCCCGAAGGTGTTATAACAAAAAACATTCCATTTTTAACTAAATTTTTAATATTAAGACATAACTGGCCCGATTTTTTTGAAATCGTTAAAGATGATCCTAGCATTCTCGACGAAATTAATTTTTCTTATAGGGACCACAAAATTCAACTAATTGAAAAAATTAAAAATATACTTAACAAAGACCGAAAGCTGGATGATTTTCTTAGAAGTACGCAATTGTATACTACAAAATATCCAAGAGCATTTTTATATTTAAAGCAATCGTCGGAAGAACTCAAAATACCCGAAAGCGAAGATATTAGAATAGCCCTATTAGACGGCAAACAAAGTTTCATCGAAGAAAAATTTAAGATGATAAAAGTGAACAAAGAACTGATAACTGCCTATGAGAAAATAGTTCTGGACCTTCTTGATAATAGCTCCGATCGATTAACGAGGCTTTTCCATATTTTGAATGTCTCAATTAGCGGATCCCGGAAAATTGGTATTAATTTTAGCCAAAATCTCCATAATAAAGCAATTGATATAATTTCTAGCAAACTTGCCGACTATTTCTATCGTTTTGATCCAGAGGATATTTTTATGGTTCTCGACCAATGTTCACCGACATTGAGAAAACCAATAATAAATCGCTGTTCAAAATTATTATCGGAATCAAAATTACCGGGATCGGATGAGCTGTTTGGAACCATTGATCTAAAGAAATATCAAGAGAGTCTAATTCACCAAATCTCATTACATATGTCGTGGTTTGAGGAGGAAAAAAATGATATCCAAAAAACAATAGCTGTTAGTTATACACATGATCTAGAAATCATTGAGCAGCTATGCCAAGATAATAATTTAATCAAATTTTTTATATCGAAAGATGCTCTTGGCAAAATAGTCGATCAGATCTCTGATGCTGAGGTACAAGAAACGAAAGAGGGCGAGAAAATTAAACTAGAGCGAAGAATAAAAATTTTGAAAAGCTGTGATAGTCTGATGAATAACAACATTAAACTCGCACTGATTACTAAACTAGACAATTTATTAAAACTAGTCAATCCTCAACCTTTAACCGAGTCAAAACGCCAGTTTTTAGCATCACTTTCTACTGTTTTAGCCAATTTTAATCTCGACGTAATTAATAACAATAAAGAAATAACTATTTTATCAAAAGATTTATTGAGCGGATATAACGCTGCTGGCTCAGAACAAATAAGAACAGAGTACATAATTCCTTTGATTCTTATCGAAGAAAAAGTCGGGGCAGATATGAAGTCAACTATTAATAGTGTTGTAACCCCGTTTCTTACAAATACCAAGCCAAATTTAATTTCAGAAATAGTTTCCAAATTGACTAATCTAGGCGTAAAAAAGTTCATAGAAGAAAAGTATAAATCAATTTTCTTCATACGCGCATCGCAATATCCAGCAATTTTTGATTCATTGTGGACGAATTATGGCCCAGAATTGAAAGATGCATTGTTTGTAAACATGATAGTGTCTTCGCATTATATGACTGCTATGAATAAAATCAAAAGTGCCAATTATAAGGTTGAAAAACCATCTTTGATTGCTCAAGCTATAATTGAAAAACTCCCCTTGATTAATGCTAATGAAAAAGCCGAATTTTATACCGCTTTATCTGCTTTAAATTGTGGAGATTCGCAGGAAATACTAGAAAAATATATAGTTCAACTTAGGGGCGAATTGATATCTGGTGATATGCAACGAGAGGAAATCGGGTATCGTGCTTTAAAAGAAGGAAAAAATTCAAAAGTTCTTAATTTGGAAACATGCAAAACTATTGTTAACGACTTGATAAATAGTTTGGAAAAAATAGAAATCCTGACTCAAAAAAATACTTTCGCGTTTGATACAGTTATATTTTTATGGAATGATTTGAGCCTTACACACAGAGATAAGTTTGTTACGTTAATCGTTTATAAATTAATTGAAAAAAATGCGGAGATCGAAACAAAAAAAATAGGATTATCCAAATTGGCAGAGTGCAAACCAGCATATAATGATCATGAGTCAAACTTTGATCACTTATTAAGCATCATAGAAAAAATTGCGGACGCAAATAACAAAAAAATAGTAGCTGATGAATTTTTGAAATCTATGCCAACAAAAGAAAAAATGGATAAAAAAGAAGAAACGTTTTGGAATAAAGTCGAGAAAATGACAAAGTGA
- a CDS encoding polysaccharide export protein, with product MKKFLALLSMALLVVFAGALTYAQEAQNSDYRIAVGDLLRIEVHGEPDFSKEARVAADGTITYSPLGNIDVAGFTAREVEITLVGLLKEGYFLDPKVSVFIKEYAKVYVLGEVKKPGAYELKAGLTAVEAIALAGGFGEYADGDETKIMRKDGDKDTVIIVPVATILQTGDRSKDIILKPNDTISVLVDQRVNPFTKEYAKVYVLGEVKKPGAYELKAGLTAVEAIALAGGFDEYAAGDATKIIRKDGDKNIVIVVPITTILHTGNKSKDVLLKANDTISVPESFF from the coding sequence ATGAAAAAATTTTTAGCCTTATTATCTATGGCATTATTAGTGGTATTTGCGGGCGCGCTCACATACGCTCAGGAAGCACAAAACTCCGATTATCGTATAGCTGTAGGCGATCTTCTTAGAATCGAAGTGCATGGAGAGCCGGATTTTAGTAAAGAGGCTCGCGTAGCTGCCGATGGTACTATCACCTATTCTCCTCTTGGCAATATTGATGTTGCCGGATTTACCGCACGTGAAGTAGAAATAACGCTTGTCGGACTTTTAAAAGAGGGTTATTTCTTAGATCCGAAAGTCAGCGTTTTTATTAAAGAATACGCTAAGGTATACGTTTTGGGTGAGGTTAAAAAGCCAGGGGCTTATGAACTAAAAGCCGGACTTACCGCCGTCGAGGCAATCGCGCTCGCAGGTGGTTTTGGTGAATACGCCGATGGAGATGAAACAAAGATTATGCGAAAAGACGGCGATAAAGATACCGTCATAATCGTTCCGGTGGCAACCATCCTGCAGACCGGCGACAGATCAAAAGACATTATATTAAAACCAAACGATACCATATCGGTGCTTGTAGACCAGAGAGTCAACCCTTTTACTAAAGAATACGCTAAGGTATACGTTTTGGGTGAGGTTAAAAAGCCAGGGGCTTATGAACTAAAAGCCGGACTTACCGCCGTCGAGGCAATCGCGCTCGCAGGTGGTTTCGACGAATACGCCGCGGGAGACGCTACAAAAATAATACGAAAAGACGGCGATAAAAATATCGTTATAGTTGTTCCTATTACTACTATTCTGCATACCGGAAATAAGTCAAAAGACGTACTGTTAAAAGCGAATGATACAATATCTGTTCCAGAATCATTTTTCTGA
- a CDS encoding ATP-binding protein has translation MKFINREIELKALKDKWAKGSSQLIIIYGKRRVGKTELIKQFIKDKESVYFLADKRTSLEQLRELGQIIGDMFKDDMLKSHGFQNWLEVFSYIKKHKKGKFIFAIDEYPYLVEADKSISSVFQKGWDESLKDAGIFLILSGSSISMMESEALAYKAPLYGRRTGQFLIKPLLFKEARKFFPKKDFDESLGVYTITGGIPAYILQWDPALSIDNNIKEKVFLNTEFLHNEVEFILKEEFREPKNYLSILRAISWGKRKFGEIVNETGLEKNILTKYLMTLERLQITEKEVPVTEETPHKSRKGLYAITDNFFRFWFQYVFPYKSDLEIQRYDEVLRKMRESFKLLEAWTYEAVCRQMINDFRNELFTFERVGKWWENEKEIDLVALNSQTKDILFGEVKWSEKQVGTNIYTELKEKATYVNWKKGSRKEHYILFSKSGFTKDMVELAKKDNVYLIHKDKLITLSQ, from the coding sequence ATGAAGTTTATCAATCGGGAAATCGAACTTAAAGCATTAAAAGATAAATGGGCAAAAGGCTCATCACAGCTTATCATAATCTATGGGAAGCGCAGAGTTGGCAAGACCGAGCTTATAAAGCAGTTTATTAAAGATAAAGAGTCTGTATATTTTCTCGCCGATAAACGAACATCATTGGAACAGCTTCGAGAGCTTGGCCAGATCATCGGCGATATGTTTAAAGACGATATGTTGAAAAGCCATGGATTTCAAAATTGGCTTGAGGTCTTTAGTTATATAAAGAAACACAAAAAAGGGAAATTCATATTCGCGATAGACGAGTACCCTTACCTTGTTGAAGCCGATAAATCTATAAGTTCGGTATTTCAGAAAGGCTGGGATGAGAGCTTGAAAGATGCCGGCATATTCCTTATCTTGTCCGGTTCAAGTATCAGCATGATGGAGTCCGAAGCCCTAGCATACAAGGCTCCTTTATATGGCAGACGTACGGGGCAGTTCCTGATTAAGCCGCTTCTATTCAAAGAGGCGAGGAAGTTTTTTCCCAAGAAGGATTTTGATGAGTCTTTAGGTGTTTATACTATCACCGGTGGCATCCCTGCTTATATTTTGCAGTGGGATCCGGCGCTTTCCATTGATAATAATATCAAGGAGAAAGTGTTTCTAAATACGGAATTCCTGCATAATGAGGTTGAGTTCATTCTGAAAGAAGAGTTTAGAGAGCCGAAGAATTATCTGTCGATCTTACGGGCTATTTCGTGGGGGAAGAGGAAATTCGGCGAGATCGTGAACGAAACAGGTCTTGAGAAAAATATACTTACCAAGTACCTTATGACGCTTGAGCGGCTTCAGATAACAGAAAAGGAAGTGCCCGTTACTGAAGAGACGCCGCATAAATCTAGAAAAGGGCTATATGCAATAACCGATAATTTCTTTAGGTTTTGGTTTCAGTATGTATTCCCCTATAAGAGTGATCTGGAGATACAAAGATATGATGAGGTTTTAAGAAAAATGCGAGAGAGCTTTAAATTGCTCGAAGCCTGGACGTATGAGGCGGTCTGCCGTCAGATGATAAATGATTTCAGAAACGAGCTATTTACATTTGAGCGTGTTGGGAAATGGTGGGAAAACGAGAAGGAGATTGATCTTGTCGCTCTCAATTCTCAAACAAAGGACATCCTGTTTGGCGAAGTTAAGTGGTCAGAGAAACAGGTCGGTACCAACATCTATACCGAACTAAAAGAAAAAGCAACGTATGTTAATTGGAAGAAGGGATCGCGCAAGGAGCACTATATTCTTTTTAGTAAAAGCGGTTTTACGAAGGATATGGTCGAGCTGGCTAAGAAAGACAACGTTTATCTTATCCATAAAGATAAGCTTATCACGCTGTCCCAGTAA
- a CDS encoding radical SAM protein, whose product MHKKKSIFNISARYFPSLINANIAYRIPFLYPLLKEAHSYAAVNVTDRCNFQCVTCGAWHSDGAGELTTDGWKNVLKQLKDNRISNVVFAGGEPLLRKDLPELVETAKNFGMSVGLITNGYLLDKPLLDTLIESGTKFIAVSVDGIGEEFESVRGIKGSYEKVEKACELIASRINEGKLRGIISFTLTKKTIAYLPSVLAFREKLNIPIGLNLLDSTPYFFRAGRSSMERDDYWPDETTVAEAQRILVEQKNRDRDSVNLLYSEITFMRNYFANPRQEKLPCVTSQKRLCIDSRGNVFGGCWSMGRRGNLTINPLTEILRSPEYKAAERCMFFKKCPGCASGISISLRHSPIILLKELFYVLFPILRKSIYQITNPDRRLMPPLRTVTRNSAYNLLTLLLPALLLIFATPFLVKELGLELYGIWAICSILLGLADLLDFGLKMTATAFIPKYIAKKDLDGLNRHINSILRFTAWLGALFSILLFLAAPVLASHFFNASDRHYADSLKSFYLLALGVLPTIIVNLMASIAIGFQRFDVSSALLVGRNALNTIGVVVIVSITSALAPAVEYSVILNWCFAFIGIFMLKRVFPGWNMRIAGTLRELKEIASFGGISLLTNVTLTAMGIFDRLFIGFFLNAAAVTLYSVPMAILGKGEQIIVRIAQVFLPHLSGVVEKDLDREEKDWKKIFRIALDAELFLAFLAATWIFIMGGPVLRIWMGNAFAEKATWVLKGLTVGYLFRTCNIVPSFVLFTLKKPSVNLWANATAGLTYLALIAMFALKVPLGVLAFSSGAYVISLLVSFVYLSGDMKKSFMWHAAPYIITSVLITVFTRFLAPGIEEMGGVLPVAGVSAGIFILYAVLAVGFLSLRHEPLRLNMIFQFLKKNKK is encoded by the coding sequence ATGCATAAAAAAAAGAGTATTTTTAATATATCCGCACGATACTTCCCTTCACTTATAAACGCCAATATCGCATATCGAATCCCGTTCCTGTATCCTCTCTTGAAAGAGGCGCATTCCTATGCGGCGGTCAACGTAACCGACCGGTGCAATTTCCAGTGCGTTACCTGCGGCGCATGGCACAGTGACGGCGCCGGAGAGCTTACCACAGACGGATGGAAAAACGTATTAAAACAACTTAAAGATAACCGCATATCGAATGTGGTTTTCGCGGGTGGCGAACCGCTTCTACGGAAAGACCTGCCGGAACTCGTAGAAACAGCGAAAAACTTCGGTATGAGCGTCGGACTGATCACAAACGGCTATCTCCTCGATAAGCCTCTGCTCGACACGCTAATAGAGTCAGGTACGAAATTCATAGCCGTATCCGTTGACGGTATAGGAGAAGAGTTCGAATCCGTCCGCGGCATAAAAGGCTCGTATGAAAAAGTGGAAAAAGCGTGCGAGCTTATCGCAAGCAGGATAAATGAAGGAAAGCTTAGGGGCATCATAAGCTTCACGCTTACAAAAAAAACGATAGCTTATCTGCCCTCTGTTTTAGCCTTCCGGGAAAAATTAAATATCCCCATCGGCCTTAATCTTCTCGATTCGACCCCGTATTTTTTCAGAGCGGGGCGGTCATCCATGGAAAGAGACGACTACTGGCCGGATGAAACTACCGTCGCCGAGGCACAACGCATTCTGGTCGAGCAGAAAAACCGTGATCGGGATTCCGTCAATCTTTTATACTCTGAAATCACTTTCATGCGCAATTATTTCGCAAATCCGCGGCAAGAAAAACTTCCCTGCGTTACCTCCCAGAAAAGGTTGTGTATCGATTCGAGGGGAAACGTATTCGGGGGTTGCTGGTCAATGGGAAGACGCGGCAATCTTACCATAAATCCGTTAACGGAAATACTACGCTCGCCCGAATATAAAGCGGCGGAGAGGTGCATGTTCTTCAAAAAATGCCCCGGGTGCGCCTCGGGTATTTCGATAAGCCTGCGCCACTCCCCGATAATACTGTTAAAAGAACTCTTTTACGTCCTGTTCCCTATCCTGCGAAAAAGCATATATCAAATAACGAATCCCGACCGGCGGCTTATGCCGCCCCTGCGGACAGTCACCAGAAACAGCGCATACAATCTTCTCACATTATTACTCCCCGCTCTTTTATTGATATTCGCAACGCCATTTCTCGTTAAAGAATTGGGCCTGGAGCTGTATGGAATATGGGCGATTTGCAGTATATTGCTTGGGTTAGCAGACCTGCTGGATTTTGGACTTAAAATGACGGCTACCGCCTTCATTCCAAAATACATTGCAAAAAAAGACCTGGATGGCCTCAACAGGCACATAAACAGCATCCTGCGTTTTACGGCGTGGCTGGGCGCTCTTTTCTCGATTTTGCTCTTTTTGGCCGCGCCGGTATTAGCATCGCATTTTTTCAACGCCTCCGACCGGCATTACGCCGATTCGTTAAAATCTTTTTATCTACTGGCTCTGGGCGTCCTGCCGACCATCATAGTAAATCTTATGGCCTCTATAGCGATAGGTTTCCAAAGGTTCGATGTTTCAAGCGCTCTTTTAGTGGGTAGGAATGCGCTAAATACCATAGGAGTTGTCGTCATAGTGTCTATAACCAGTGCTTTGGCACCCGCCGTAGAATATTCCGTCATATTGAATTGGTGCTTCGCTTTTATCGGCATCTTTATGCTAAAAAGGGTATTCCCCGGATGGAACATGCGTATTGCGGGCACCCTGCGCGAGCTTAAAGAGATAGCCTCGTTCGGCGGCATTTCCCTCCTCACTAACGTAACGCTTACTGCCATGGGAATATTCGACAGGCTCTTTATCGGCTTCTTTTTGAACGCGGCGGCCGTAACACTATACAGTGTTCCTATGGCCATACTTGGCAAGGGAGAACAGATCATCGTAAGGATTGCCCAGGTCTTCCTGCCTCATTTAAGCGGAGTGGTTGAAAAAGATCTCGACCGGGAAGAAAAAGACTGGAAGAAGATATTCAGGATAGCGCTGGACGCGGAGCTCTTTCTGGCTTTTCTCGCGGCAACCTGGATATTCATTATGGGAGGGCCGGTCTTACGTATATGGATGGGCAATGCTTTCGCGGAAAAAGCGACATGGGTGTTAAAGGGGCTCACCGTCGGTTATTTATTCAGGACGTGCAATATCGTCCCCTCCTTTGTGTTGTTCACTTTAAAAAAACCGTCTGTAAACCTTTGGGCTAACGCGACGGCTGGGCTGACATACCTGGCTCTTATAGCGATGTTTGCCTTAAAGGTGCCGCTCGGTGTTCTCGCTTTTTCATCCGGCGCTTATGTGATATCCTTACTTGTATCGTTCGTGTATCTATCGGGGGATATGAAAAAAAGTTTCATGTGGCATGCCGCGCCTTACATTATAACAAGTGTTCTCATAACTGTATTTACGCGCTTTTTAGCGCCGGGGATTGAAGAGATGGGCGGCGTTTTACCTGTCGCAGGCGTGTCGGCGGGGATATTCATTTTGTACGCCGTCCTTGCCGTAGGGTTCCTTTCGCTCAGGCATGAGCCGTTGCGGCTTAACATGATTTTTCAATTTCTCAAAAAAAATAAGAAGTAA